Proteins from one Loktanella sp. M215 genomic window:
- the hflX gene encoding GTPase HflX, whose amino-acid sequence MFERDRPVTRAFVLHPDLKSDRDRRDADPALEEAVSLAAALPDLVVVGAEVVRLPKLHPGMLFGKGKIAELKERMKAEEAELVLVDGHVTPVQQRNLEKEWGVKLLDRTGLILEIFSDRARTAEGVLQVEMAALSYQRTRLVRAWTHLERQRGGLGFVGGPGETQIEADRRAIDLQLQSLKAQLAKVVKTRALHRAARAKVPYPIVALVGYTNAGKSTLFNRLTGAEVFAKDMLFATLDPTMRQIELPHGEKIIMSDTVGFISDLPTELVAAFRATLEEVLDADLIVHVRDISHPQSQEQADDVMAILATLGVSDTAPMLEVWNKVDRLSPEAREGMMTQSARTDDIFATSAITGEGLDALLEAITEKTKDPRTTEVLTLGFNAGRARAWLFDAGVVTDDKQTDDGYRMEVFWTALQKERFSRLPD is encoded by the coding sequence TTGTTCGAACGCGACCGGCCCGTCACCCGGGCCTTTGTCCTTCATCCCGACCTGAAGTCCGACCGTGACCGCAGGGACGCGGATCCCGCATTGGAAGAAGCCGTCTCTCTCGCCGCCGCCCTGCCTGACCTTGTGGTCGTGGGCGCCGAAGTTGTGCGCCTGCCGAAACTGCATCCCGGCATGCTGTTCGGCAAAGGCAAGATCGCCGAACTGAAAGAGCGCATGAAGGCCGAAGAGGCCGAACTGGTGCTGGTCGATGGCCATGTCACCCCCGTCCAGCAGCGCAATCTGGAAAAGGAATGGGGCGTCAAGCTCCTCGACCGGACCGGGCTGATTCTCGAAATCTTCTCGGACCGCGCCCGCACCGCCGAAGGCGTGCTGCAGGTCGAAATGGCGGCCCTCTCCTACCAGCGCACGCGCCTCGTGCGCGCCTGGACCCACCTTGAACGCCAGCGCGGCGGCCTCGGCTTCGTCGGCGGCCCCGGCGAGACCCAGATCGAGGCGGACCGCCGTGCCATCGACCTGCAACTGCAAAGCCTCAAGGCGCAGCTGGCCAAGGTCGTCAAGACCCGCGCCCTGCACCGCGCCGCCCGCGCCAAGGTGCCCTATCCGATCGTGGCCCTCGTGGGCTACACCAACGCCGGCAAATCGACGCTCTTCAACCGCCTGACCGGGGCAGAGGTCTTTGCCAAAGACATGCTTTTCGCCACGCTGGACCCCACCATGCGGCAGATCGAACTGCCGCACGGCGAAAAGATCATCATGTCCGACACGGTGGGCTTCATCTCTGACCTGCCGACGGAACTGGTCGCCGCCTTCCGCGCCACGCTGGAAGAGGTGCTTGACGCCGACCTGATCGTGCATGTCCGCGACATCAGCCATCCGCAAAGCCAAGAACAGGCCGACGACGTCATGGCGATCCTCGCGACGCTGGGCGTGTCCGACACCGCCCCCATGCTCGAAGTCTGGAACAAGGTCGACCGCCTCTCGCCAGAGGCGCGCGAGGGCATGATGACCCAATCCGCCCGGACCGACGACATCTTCGCCACCTCCGCCATCACCGGCGAAGGGCTCGACGCCCTGCTGGAAGCGATCACCGAAAAGACCAAGGATCCCCGCACGACCGAGGTGCTGACCCTTGGCTTTAACGCCGGCCGTGCGCGTGCATGGCTCTTCGACGCCGGTGTCGTGACCGATGACAAGCAGACCGACGATGGCTACCGGATGGAGGTCTTCTGGACCGCCCTGCAAAAGGAACGCTTCAGCCGGCTACCGGATTGA
- a CDS encoding GGDEF domain-containing protein, which translates to MASTDVLTGLMNRRGFIAETQARLADNLQGVVLIVDADHFKRINDTFGHAVGDICLRAVADRLRDVTTSQDVVARIGGEEFGIFVRRESLAIPALGQALCAVIPVRHHAATDPLQLTLSAGAAVTLQGETLEQAMRRADEALYCAKQAGRAKLVTWVADHVACSQPRPDPLFNPVAG; encoded by the coding sequence TTGGCCAGTACCGACGTGCTGACCGGGCTGATGAATCGGCGCGGCTTCATCGCGGAAACGCAGGCGCGGCTGGCCGATAACCTGCAGGGGGTCGTGCTGATCGTGGATGCGGATCATTTCAAGCGGATCAACGATACCTTCGGTCATGCGGTGGGCGACATCTGTCTGCGGGCGGTGGCGGACCGTCTGCGCGATGTCACGACTTCGCAGGACGTGGTCGCGCGGATCGGTGGCGAGGAGTTCGGGATTTTCGTCAGGCGCGAATCACTGGCGATCCCGGCGCTGGGACAGGCGCTGTGTGCCGTGATCCCGGTCCGGCACCATGCGGCGACCGATCCGCTGCAGCTGACGCTGTCGGCGGGCGCCGCCGTGACGCTGCAGGGCGAAACGCTGGAACAGGCGATGCGGCGCGCGGACGAGGCGCTGTATTGTGCGAAGCAGGCCGGGCGGGCGAAGCTGGTGACCTGGGTGGCCGATCATGTCGCCTGCAGCCAACCCCGGCCCGACCCGCTGTTCAATCCGGTAGCCGGCTGA
- a CDS encoding GGDEF domain-containing protein produces MVTPMMKHTIFQGLLRTFALNKRRDYVVKPLIVIVLFLVLYAMIAVLVLHQGWQDLPASLLTAALVQLPFTAIAFGMLTYMDRIHAQLADLAMTDMLTGLPNRRAFVAQAGRAQAKGETGFVLIIDADHFKRINDTYGHAVGDRCLQAIAKRLNDVRRAEDLVGRIGGEEFGAFMPYCTLEEITRIGGKMCSTIMINLPEERDPLRLTLSVGAAETKPHEMIEAALSRADEALYAAKAGGRARLVVWSRSVMDRVA; encoded by the coding sequence ATGGTCACGCCCATGATGAAGCATACGATCTTTCAAGGCCTGCTGCGGACCTTTGCGCTGAACAAGCGCCGGGACTATGTCGTCAAGCCTTTGATAGTGATCGTCCTTTTCCTGGTCCTCTATGCGATGATCGCCGTGCTGGTGCTGCATCAGGGGTGGCAGGACCTGCCGGCGTCGCTGCTGACGGCGGCGCTGGTGCAACTGCCGTTCACGGCGATTGCCTTTGGCATGCTGACCTACATGGACCGGATTCACGCGCAGCTGGCGGATCTGGCGATGACCGACATGCTGACCGGCCTGCCGAACCGACGCGCCTTTGTCGCACAGGCCGGGCGCGCGCAGGCCAAGGGCGAAACGGGATTCGTGCTAATCATCGACGCGGATCATTTCAAGCGGATCAACGACACCTATGGCCACGCGGTCGGTGACCGCTGCCTGCAGGCCATCGCCAAGCGGCTGAACGACGTCCGCCGGGCCGAGGATCTGGTCGGACGCATCGGCGGAGAGGAATTCGGCGCCTTCATGCCCTATTGCACGCTGGAGGAGATTACCCGAATCGGCGGCAAGATGTGCAGCACCATCATGATCAACCTGCCGGAGGAGCGTGATCCCCTGCGGCTAACCCTGTCGGTCGGTGCCGCAGAAACCAAGCCGCACGAGATGATCGAGGCGGCGCTCTCGCGGGCAGACGAGGCGCTTTATGCGGCAAAGGCGGGCGGACGGGCACGGCTTGTCGTCTGGTCACGATCAGTCATGGACAGGGTGGCCTGA